Below is a genomic region from Anoxybacillus flavithermus.
CGGGATAGCACTTGTTATATACAACCGATCAGCTAATTGAACATTGTAAGACAAACCACCTTTTTTTTCATGCTTCTGAATATAGTCGTTCACTAACGCATTTAGATGCTGTTTAGATGTTTGAATAGTAAATGTCGGTCCTTCCACGTTAACATTCGATATATGTGGAGAAGGAGATGATTGAAACATATAAAAAAATAATACCGCCACGAGCAAGCTATTTATTCCTAATAAACTAAAAAACAACGCTTTCCACTTCACTATTTATTCTCCTATCCATTCATCATATTTTTGTAGGTATTCATATATACGTTGTGCAATTAGTTCATAGCCATGTGTGTTCGGATGAAATTGATCATCATACAACACATCATCCCGTCCTTCAAACAGATCCGCAATAGGTACAAATAGTGTACGATCATAGCGAGAAATTACTTCCTCACTTCCCTCGTTCCACATGTGTATAATTTCATCCATTTCTGGTATATTTGGAAATGCTGAAGAAAATGGATTGTATAATCCAATAAGCACAATATAAGCGTCTTCATTTATATGACGAAGAAGTTGCAATTGCTCGTCAAGTCGAGAAGCAAACATCTGTTGTTCTTTAACAAACAATTCATATGTTAAGGATAAAAAATGCGACCGGACAACTTTCATGACATCGTTTCCGCCAATTGTGATCAAAATAACATCTGCTTTCCGAATGACCGATTCATTGTTCATGATGACATCAGTTAGTTGTTCACTACGCAACCCCCTCTTACCTAGATTTTCCACAAATACTTCATTTACATCTTCACGTTGCTCTACATATTTCTTAACTAATGTGACATAGCCACCTTGCTCATCGCCCACTCCTTCTGTTAATGAATCGCCTAACGCCACAATTTGTAGATCACGAGGTTTTATTTGCACTTGTTCTTTCTCTTTCTCTTTCATCATTGTCGGTGTAGAAGAACATCCGACTAAACACATGCAAAGGAACAGAAGAAGAAATTTGTTCACACGGAATCCCCTCTCTATAAAAGAAAAGACAAAAATGACACGGTCATCATTTTTGTCTGTATATGTTATTCTTGTAACATGTCAATATGTTTTAAAATTTCTTCGTACGGTACATCGTTTAAGCCACTATAATACTTCACAATCGTTCCATTTTGGTCGACGAGATAAAAATCTGTACCGTGAATGACTTGATCTCCTTCTTGTGGCTTTTTTACAACCGCTTTAAAGTTTTTTTGAGCAAAGCGTTCAATGTCTTGCTGGGTGTAACCTGTAAGTAAGTGCCAATTACTTAAATCTCCTTGAAACTTTTCAACATACGTTTTTAACGCATCTGGTGTATCGTTTTCGGGATCTACACTAAATGAAACAAAGTGCACATCTAACCCTTTTTCCTTGGCCATTTTTTGTAATTTCGCCATATTTGCTGTCATCGGTGGACAAACGTCCGCACATCGCGTGAAAATAAAATCGGCTACCCACACTTTTCCTTTTAAATCAGCTAGACCAAACTGTTGACCATGTTGGTCAGTAAATGTGAAATCTTCGATCGGCCAATTTTTTGCATCTGGAATCGATTGTTGACAAGCAACAAGCAACAACAATAATAAAGCAAACAACCATAAACGTATACGTTTCACCTTTTACTCCCCCTACTCCACATAGTACATAAATCCTATTGCTCCCGGACCTGTATGGGTTGAAATAATGGGAGTAGTGTACACGATGTCTGTTTGTGTCCAACCTGTCTCTTCCGCAATCGCTCGTTTTAATCGCTCACTTAAATCAAGTGCCTCCGCATGAGCAATGCCTACTGCCCGAATTGTCTTTCCTTTCGTATGTTCAACAAATTGATTCGTTAAAAATTTGACGATTTGTGACTGACTACGAACCTTTGTTACAGGTGTATATACTCCGTCTTCTAACGACGCGATCGGTTTAATATTTAGTAGCGAACCGATCATCGCTTTCCCGCGACCAATACGTCCGCCTTTGACGAGATTTTCAAGCGTATCGACAACGACAAATAAATGAGTATTCGCACGAATGAGATGAAGACGAGACACGATTTCTTCTACTGTTTTTCCATCAGCCGCCATTTTGGCTGCCTCTAATACTTGAAAGCCGAGCGCAAGAGAAATAAAGCGTGAATCAACGACGGTGACGTTTGTTTTTGTCATCGCCTTAGCACTTTCGGCAGAGCGCACCGTCCCGCTCATTCCCCCTGTCATATGAATAGAAATAACATCATACCCAGCCTCTCCAAGCTCATCATATACTTGTAAAAACTGTCCTGTAGACGGTTGGGAACTTTTTGGTAACTCCTTTGCTTGCTTCATTTGCTCAATAAATTGCTGCGGAGTTAAATCAACACCGTCCACATATGTTCGCCCATCAATAGAGATGGATAACGGAACAACACGAATGTCCCAAGCTTCAATTATTTCTTTTGGTAAATCGACCGTAGAATCTGTTACAATTTTTACTTTACTCATTTTTTCACTTCCTGTATTTCATTCTAAAAAAATTTTTGTACGGTGAAATTATATAATAAAATCGCCCTGTATGTCGTCGTTTTCATAAAATTTTTTGTAAAAAAAGAGCTGATTTGCACATTAGCAAAACAGCTCCTTCGTCATTTATGCATTGTTTTTTAAAATTTCAGATTTAAATATTTGTTCGTATACCGGCCACTTCAACACACGTTTTAAATAATCTTTAAACGAATACACCTTCTTTGGTTTTTTGCTCGCATACACTTGTGCAATAAACGTTTGTAACCTTACTTTTACCATAAATTGATAAGGGTTATCGTCCTCCAATACCGGAATTTCGATAATTTTTACTTTTTGCCCATCTACGTTTTTAAACTCTAGGCTTTTGAATAACAAAATATCAATCCTCTTTTTTGACCGATTTACTTATATTATACACGATTTTTATGTTGAAGTATGTTACATTTCGTCATCGATTTATAAAAAATTTTTGTCAAATGAGCAAATGGAATAAACTACTATCTTTATTCACTTCCATAAACGGAAAACCTTTTTTCTTCATTCGTTCAACAAGCGGACCATAATCTTCACGACATTTCAATTCAATACCAACGAGAGCTGGACCACTATCTTTATTATTCTTTTTCGTATATTCAAACAATGTAATGTCGTCCGTCGGTCCTAATACTTCATCAAGAAATTCGCGCAACGCTCCAGCACGTTGTGGAAAATTGACAATAAAATAATGTTGAAGTCCTTCGTAAATCATAGAACGCTCTTTAATTTCTTGCATGCGTCCAATATCATTGTTTCCACCGCTAATAATACAAACAACGGTTTTTCCACGAATATGTTCTTTATATAAATCAAGTGCAGCGACCGGTAGCGCCCCAGCAGGCTCTACTACAATCGCATTTTCATTATAAAGTTGCAAAATCGTTGTACACACTTTCCCTTCTGGAACAACGACAATGTCATCAACAATTTCTTTAGTTAATGCGAATGTTTTTTCCCCAACACGCTTTACCGCTGCACCATCTACAAACGGATCAATTTCATTTAAAGTGACGATTTCTTTTGCTTCTAATGATTTTTTCATAGAAGGCGCTCCTTCTGGTTCGATGCCAATTAGCTTCGTTGCTGGCGAAATGCTTTTTATATACGTACCAACACCAGAAATGAGGCCTCCACCACCAATACTCGCAAATACATAATCAATTGTCTCTTCACAGTCATTTAAAATTTCAACCCCTACCGTTCCTTGTCCGGCAATGACCGCTTCATCATCAAACGGATGAATAAACGTTCGTTGTTCTTGTTTTGCACAAATACGTGCTTGTTCATAAGAATCATCAAATGTATCGCCAACTAAAATGATGTCAACGAACTCCCTACCAAAAAATTGAACTTGTGATACTTTTTGTCTCGGGGTGGTAGATGGCATATAAATTTTACCGTGTACGCCGAGTGCTCGACACGAATAAGCAACGCCTTGGGCATGATTGCCAGCACTTGCGCAAACAATTCCATTTTTCTTTTCTTCTTCACATAAACTTTTCATTCGATAATACGCCCCTCGAATTTTAAACGATCGAACGACTTGTAAATCTTCTCGTTTGAAATATACATGACAATCATAACGTTCTGAAAGCAATTCATTTTTTTGTAAAGGGGTATGGTACACGACATCCTTTAACGTTTGATAAGCAATTAAAATATCTTCTACATATACGCCATGTTTTCGTTTTACTTGTTGTTCCATCTTCTCGTTTCCTTTCCATTTATAAATTCGTTGTCAAATTTATGTTATTCTAAAATATATCATATTTTCGGATAAAGAAAAGTAAATTTTCTAAAAAATTATTTAAAAAGATAAAGCCCGCCGATTAGCGAGCTCGTTCATATATGCAAAATGTGTGTGGATAGCGATTTTTTTCATCTTGTACACCCGGTTGAGCGGTACAAAGCGTCCATTGTTTTTCATCGATTAGCGGGAAAAATGTATCGCCTGTAAACGTTGCGTCGATGTGTGTGACGTACAATCGATCTGCCAGTGGCATCGCTTGTTCAAATACTTGTGCTCCTCCAATAACGAACACATGACCATATTGTTGTTCGATTTGTCGAATGTTATCTATCGAATGAATGACTTGCACATTCGCATCTGTTGAAAACGTTTTGTCTCGTGTCAGTATGATATTGATTCTTCCAGGGAGTGGACGACCAATCGATGCAAACGTTTTTCGCCCCATAACAATCGGATGTCCGAAAGTGACGCGTTTAAAATAAGCTAAATCCGCCGGCAAATGCCAAGGTAACGTATTGTTATAACCAATCACCCGATTGCGATCCATCGCAACAATGATAGAGATCAACTAAATCACTCCCTTATACAGACACGTCCGCTTTAATATGCGGATGCGGATCATAATCAACAATTTCAAAATCTTCAAAACGATACTCAAAAATAGAAGCAGGTTTTCGTTTGATTATCAATTTCGGGAGCGGGCGCGGTTCTCTCGTTAACTGCAATTTTGCTTGCTCAATATGATTCATATATAAATGAACATCACCGCCAGTAAAAATAAGTTCTTTCGGCTGCAGATCGCATTGTTGAGCAACCATATATGTAAGTAACGCGTAGCTTGCAATATTGAACGGAAGACCTAAAAACGTATCGACAGATCGCTGTTGCCACATGCATGATAATGTCCCGTTTTCCACATAAAACTGAAAAGCATAATGACAAGGTGGCAACTTCATATGATCTAATTCTGCAACGTTCCACGCGCTCACTAAAAGACGGCGGGAGTTTGGATTTGTTTTTATTTGTTCAATCACTTCACTTATTTGATCAATCGTTCGTCCGTCTGCTCCTCTCCACGAACGCCATTGCGCTCCGTACACCGGTCCTAAATCTCCCTTTTCATCTGCCCATTCATCCCAAATCGTTACACCATTTTCTTTTAAATAGCGAATATTCGTATCTCCGCTCAAAAACCAAAGCAATTCATGAATAATGGAACGAATATGTAATTTTTTTGTTGTCAGTAAAGGAAATCCTTCTCGTAAATCAAAACGTAACTGACGTCCAAATACAGAAAGCGTTCCCGTCCCCGTACGGTCATCTTTATACACACCGTTTTGTAAAATATCTTCAAGTAATTGTAAATATTGCTTCATGATGCCCTCACCCTTTTTTTATTTACTGTCATTTATTATGACATAAAGCAAAAAAGTAGGAAAGACAAAAAACCGTAGGATTTGCCCTACGGTTTAACAAATACGAGGTAACATAAGCCCTGTCAGTCGATATAACCGTCGTGTTGTACCAAGCGGTGTCCGTAATAACAACTGCCCTTTGTTTGTTGCGCGAACTGTTCCGATCACAGCTGCGTCTTTTCCTTCTGGTTGGGAACGAAGTACATCAAGAATGGCCTGTTCATCTTCTTTTGGTACGATCATGACTACTTTTCCTTCGTTAGCCAAGTAAAGTGGGTCGAAACCGAGT
It encodes:
- a CDS encoding GDSL family lipase produces the protein MNKFLLLFLCMCLVGCSSTPTMMKEKEKEQVQIKPRDLQIVALGDSLTEGVGDEQGGYVTLVKKYVEQREDVNEVFVENLGKRGLRSEQLTDVIMNNESVIRKADVILITIGGNDVMKVVRSHFLSLTYELFVKEQQMFASRLDEQLQLLRHINEDAYIVLIGLYNPFSSAFPNIPEMDEIIHMWNEGSEEVISRYDRTLFVPIADLFEGRDDVLYDDQFHPNTHGYELIAQRIYEYLQKYDEWIGE
- a CDS encoding cytochrome c oxidase assembly protein, coding for MKRIRLWLFALLLLLLVACQQSIPDAKNWPIEDFTFTDQHGQQFGLADLKGKVWVADFIFTRCADVCPPMTANMAKLQKMAKEKGLDVHFVSFSVDPENDTPDALKTYVEKFQGDLSNWHLLTGYTQQDIERFAQKNFKAVVKKPQEGDQVIHGTDFYLVDQNGTIVKYYSGLNDVPYEEILKHIDMLQE
- a CDS encoding fatty acid-binding protein DegV, yielding MSKVKIVTDSTVDLPKEIIEAWDIRVVPLSISIDGRTYVDGVDLTPQQFIEQMKQAKELPKSSQPSTGQFLQVYDELGEAGYDVISIHMTGGMSGTVRSAESAKAMTKTNVTVVDSRFISLALGFQVLEAAKMAADGKTVEEIVSRLHLIRANTHLFVVVDTLENLVKGGRIGRGKAMIGSLLNIKPIASLEDGVYTPVTKVRSQSQIVKFLTNQFVEHTKGKTIRAVGIAHAEALDLSERLKRAIAEETGWTQTDIVYTTPIISTHTGPGAIGFMYYVE
- a CDS encoding threonine dehydratase (catalyzes the formation of 2-oxobutanoate from L-threonine; biosynthetic), with the translated sequence MEQQVKRKHGVYVEDILIAYQTLKDVVYHTPLQKNELLSERYDCHVYFKREDLQVVRSFKIRGAYYRMKSLCEEEKKNGIVCASAGNHAQGVAYSCRALGVHGKIYMPSTTPRQKVSQVQFFGREFVDIILVGDTFDDSYEQARICAKQEQRTFIHPFDDEAVIAGQGTVGVEILNDCEETIDYVFASIGGGGLISGVGTYIKSISPATKLIGIEPEGAPSMKKSLEAKEIVTLNEIDPFVDGAAVKRVGEKTFALTKEIVDDIVVVPEGKVCTTILQLYNENAIVVEPAGALPVAALDLYKEHIRGKTVVCIISGGNNDIGRMQEIKERSMIYEGLQHYFIVNFPQRAGALREFLDEVLGPTDDITLFEYTKKNNKDSGPALVGIELKCREDYGPLVERMKKKGFPFMEVNKDSSLFHLLI
- a CDS encoding dihydrofolate reductase: MISIIVAMDRNRVIGYNNTLPWHLPADLAYFKRVTFGHPIVMGRKTFASIGRPLPGRINIILTRDKTFSTDANVQVIHSIDNIRQIEQQYGHVFVIGGAQVFEQAMPLADRLYVTHIDATFTGDTFFPLIDEKQWTLCTAQPGVQDEKNRYPHTFCIYERAR
- a CDS encoding thymidylate synthase, producing MKQYLQLLEDILQNGVYKDDRTGTGTLSVFGRQLRFDLREGFPLLTTKKLHIRSIIHELLWFLSGDTNIRYLKENGVTIWDEWADEKGDLGPVYGAQWRSWRGADGRTIDQISEVIEQIKTNPNSRRLLVSAWNVAELDHMKLPPCHYAFQFYVENGTLSCMWQQRSVDTFLGLPFNIASYALLTYMVAQQCDLQPKELIFTGGDVHLYMNHIEQAKLQLTREPRPLPKLIIKRKPASIFEYRFEDFEIVDYDPHPHIKADVSV